From Cellulophaga lytica DSM 7489, a single genomic window includes:
- a CDS encoding single-stranded DNA-binding protein encodes MNALKNRVQLIGNLGNDPEIINLDGGKKLARFSIATNETYKNAAGEKITDTQWHNVVAWGKTAEIVENFLTKGKEIALEGKLVNRSYETKEGEKRYGTEVNCNEILMLGKG; translated from the coding sequence ATGAACGCACTTAAAAACAGAGTACAGTTAATTGGGAACTTAGGTAACGATCCAGAAATTATAAACTTAGATGGTGGTAAAAAGCTTGCACGCTTTTCTATAGCTACTAATGAGACGTACAAAAACGCTGCTGGAGAAAAAATAACAGATACCCAATGGCACAATGTTGTTGCTTGGGGTAAAACTGCAGAAATTGTAGAGAACTTTTTAACCAAAGGAAAAGAAATTGCTTTAGAGGGCAAATTGGTTAACAGGTCTTACGAGACCAAAGAAGGCGAAAAAAGATATGGTACAGAGGTGAATTG